CCCGGTACAGCATGGAAGAACTAAAACACTACCATGACCTGTTCATGACAGAACAGATTCGCCCCATTATGCTGGAAAAAGCACGGACACTGCTGCAAAAGCACCGAGATCAGGGCGACCACCTGATGATTATTACAGCCACCAGCCGCTTTGTCACCGAGCCTATTGCCCGTGAGTTCGGGGTCGATACTCTTCTGGCTATTGAAGCGGAAATAAAAGACAACCGTTATACCGGTAACGTCGTTGGTACCCCCACCTTTCAGGGTGGCAAAGTGATACGTTTGCAGGAGTGGCTAACAGATAATCCCGGGTTCAGTCTGGAGGGAAGCTATTTCTACAGTGACTCCAAAAATGATTTGCCTCTGTTGCAGACAGTGGATTACCCCTTTGCCGTGAACCCTGATCCGGAACTTGAGCGGGTGGCCCGCAAAAAAAACTGGACGGTGCTTAATTTGCGCTAATCTTGGCTGATCCATCCACCCCTGAAGGCCAATGTCAGGCAGGGTATTGTTAGAAGTAAAAAGCGTTGGAGGTAAAACCCGTATGAACAGGGCTGATTTCTATGGACTGATGGAAGGGAAGTCTGACTTAGATTACGAAATTTATTTAAACACTCATACACTTCTGACTGCCCAGAAATCCTTTGACGCGCTGTGCAATCAGGATGAGCTAATGTTCCAGATCGTCCATCAGGTTGAAGAGCTGTGGATGAAACTGATTGCCTACTCGCTTCTGAATATCAATGAATACATTGAGCAAACAGAAACCTTCAGGGTATTGACACTGTTCGGGAGAGTCAGCCGTATTCTCCGGCTGATGACCCAACAGCTGGATGTGCTGGAAACCATGTCTCCCAAAGAGTATCAGCAAATCCGGCTGCAGCTCGGTAACGGCAGCGGACAGGAGTCACCCGGGTTTCGCACTCTTTTGAAAATGCCTGAACATCTGTGGAAGAGCTATAAAGAACAGTATCTCGACAAGCGGGGATTGAGTGTAGAAACCGTATACAATTCAGAATACGCTCACGACGATGCCTATGTAATAGCAGAAGCCTTGACTGAATTTGATGAATTATTTCAAACCTTCCGTATTCATCACCTGCTACTGATCCAGCGTTCCATTGGGGGCAACGCCAAATCTCTCAAAGGCCGCTCCGTCACCCTTCTTGAGCAGGGAGCCAGGCACCACTTCTTTCCCGAACTCTGGGAAATTCGTTCCAGAATGACCGATGAATGGGGCGGCGAATACGGTGTAAAGCGAGATAAAATCCAGAGCGAACCAAAAGGGTAATACATGATACCGGGCTACCCAAAGGAGACCTTCTTCGTACCCGATGGAATATATCTGCTCAGCCATTCCGTTGGCTGCCTTCCCGTTAGCACTGAAAAACACCTGTCGGATTCCTTTTTTCGCCCCTGGGCAAACTCCGGCGGTCATGCCTGGACAAACTGGCTGGATAATATCAACGCATTTACTCAAGCTCTGGCGCAACTCTTCAATAGCAATGCACAGAATTTTTGTCCTCAGGTTAATTTATCCAGCGCACTCACCAAGATACTTTTCTCGTTACCCACACCCACTCATCGAAACAAAGTGGTTTTTTCTGCCAGAGACTTTCCATCCATAGGCACCGTTCTTCAGAAGTATTGTAAAACTCTGGAACTTGAACCCGTCATGATTCCACAGGACAGGAATCTTGCCGACCCGCAAACCTGGAGTGACTTTCTGGATGAAGAGGTTTCCATCGCCCTGATAACCCACGTTGTCTCTAACACCGGTCAAAAGCTGCCGATCAGGGACATCGTTCAACTCTGCCGTGACCGAACCATTACATCGATCGTTGACATCGCCCAGTCGGCTGGAATTATTCCCGTTGACCTGTCTCACTGGCAGGCGGACTTCGTTATAGGTTCATGCGTGAAGTGGCTTTGCGGAGGGCCCGGTGCCGGTTATTTATGGGTCAGCGACAACAATATTCATGAATGTCAGCCGGACGATATTGGCTGGTTCTCTCACAAAGACCCGATGTCACTGACTATGAATAATTTTGAATATGCTCCTGACGCCAGACGTTTTACAGGCGGCACGCCTTCAGTTATTCCTTTCACGCTGGCGACAGAAAGCATCAAACTGATGCACTCTGCAGGCATTGAGCACATTCACTCACATAACAAGAAGTTGCTGAGCCGGCTGGCATCCCAGTTAAACGTTAACTCGCCCTGTCAACCAAACGAGCGCGGAGGCACCTTTGTGGTCTCTTTCAGCAATAATCAAAAGGCTCTGCAAACATTAACGAGTGCGGGCGTGCACTGCGACCTGCGCAGCGAAGGGTTGAGGCTTTCGCCCCACCTCTACAACTCGGCCAGCGATATAGACACGCTGGCTGAGTTGATAAACCCGCTGTTGGGCAAACGGCGGTAAGCGCTTATCGTTAAACGCGGGTAATGCGGGCGGTCATGGCCTTAATGTATTCCGTTTCCGGAATCGCAGGCAGGATTGGATGATCAGGTCCCTGATGACCCTGTTCAATAATCTGCAAAGTACGTTCGATATGACGGCTGCCTGCACGCAGAGCATCCAGCATACTGTCACGTTGCAGGTGCATGGAGCAGGAACAAGCGACCAGAATGCCGTCTTTACCCAGCAGTCGCATCGCCATTTCATTGATTCTGCGATAAGCCAGCTCACCGGCTTTGACATCTTTGCGTCGTTTAATAAAAGCAGGCGGATCAACAATGATCACATCAAACTGTTCACCTTCCGCTTTTAGTTGCTTCAGGGCTTCAAAAGCATCGCCCTGCATGGTGCCCACCTTGTCCTGTAAACCGTTCAGCTCTGCATTACGGTGCACCAGATCAACAGCCTTTTCGGAAGCGTCCACACAAATGACTTCCTCTGCACCAAACGCTGCGCACTGAACACCCCAGCCACCCACGTAGCTGAACACATCCAGAACCCGCTTGCCTTTTACATAATGACGCAGGCGATCACGATTCAGGCGATGATCGTAGAACCAGCCGGTTTTCTGCCCTTTCATCACAGGCGCCAGAAAACGCACACCGTTCTCTTCCAGCTCAACTTCATCAGCCACTTCGCCGTGAGCCACTTCGATGTATTCCGGCAGGTTTTCCAACTTGCGGGAAGTGCCATCGTTCTTCAGCAATACACCCGTTGGCTTCAGCACCTGCACCAGTGCTTCCACGATCTGGTCTTTTACCGCTTCCATACCGGCTGTGGAAATCTGTACCACCAGCACATCGCCAAAACGATCCACCACCAGACCGGGCAGGCTGTCGCTGTCACCAAAAATCAGTCGGTAATAAGGCTTGTCAAACAGACGCTCGCGCAGACTCAGGGCCACTTTGACCCGATGTACCAGCAGGGATTTGTCGAGCATGTATTTGGCATCACGGCTGACCAGACGGGCACAGATCAGCGTGTTTGGATTCACATACCCCGTACCAATGGCTTTACCAGCAGCATTTTCAATAGCCACCAGCTCACCCGTTTCAAAGCCTTTCAGTGGCGTTGCTTTGGTGTCCACTTCGTTGCTGTAAATCCACAAATGACCGGCTTTCAGACGGCGGTCAGCCCGGTCTTTCAACCTCAGTGCTTTATGAGTCATAAAGAAATATGCCCGATGGGTAATGAGTAATGGATGCGCATTATACAGATTCAAAGGTTCTGGACATCACGATCTTCTCCACACCGCTGATGTTATCCACATACTCTCTTTTTCTGACGTAGCCACGGTCTTCATAAAACTGAATGGTTTTAATATCCGGACCAAGGCACTC
Above is a window of Endozoicomonas montiporae CL-33 DNA encoding:
- a CDS encoding HAD family hydrolase; the protein is MALAIFDLDNTLIAGDSDYLWGKFMCEQKLVDVETFRRGNDHFYEQYEQGTMNIHEYLGFALEPLTRYSMEELKHYHDLFMTEQIRPIMLEKARTLLQKHRDQGDHLMIITATSRFVTEPIAREFGVDTLLAIEAEIKDNRYTGNVVGTPTFQGGKVIRLQEWLTDNPGFSLEGSYFYSDSKNDLPLLQTVDYPFAVNPDPELERVARKKNWTVLNLR
- a CDS encoding tryptophan 2,3-dioxygenase family protein, whose protein sequence is MNRADFYGLMEGKSDLDYEIYLNTHTLLTAQKSFDALCNQDELMFQIVHQVEELWMKLIAYSLLNINEYIEQTETFRVLTLFGRVSRILRLMTQQLDVLETMSPKEYQQIRLQLGNGSGQESPGFRTLLKMPEHLWKSYKEQYLDKRGLSVETVYNSEYAHDDAYVIAEALTEFDELFQTFRIHHLLLIQRSIGGNAKSLKGRSVTLLEQGARHHFFPELWEIRSRMTDEWGGEYGVKRDKIQSEPKG
- a CDS encoding aminotransferase class V-fold PLP-dependent enzyme — its product is MIPGYPKETFFVPDGIYLLSHSVGCLPVSTEKHLSDSFFRPWANSGGHAWTNWLDNINAFTQALAQLFNSNAQNFCPQVNLSSALTKILFSLPTPTHRNKVVFSARDFPSIGTVLQKYCKTLELEPVMIPQDRNLADPQTWSDFLDEEVSIALITHVVSNTGQKLPIRDIVQLCRDRTITSIVDIAQSAGIIPVDLSHWQADFVIGSCVKWLCGGPGAGYLWVSDNNIHECQPDDIGWFSHKDPMSLTMNNFEYAPDARRFTGGTPSVIPFTLATESIKLMHSAGIEHIHSHNKKLLSRLASQLNVNSPCQPNERGGTFVVSFSNNQKALQTLTSAGVHCDLRSEGLRLSPHLYNSASDIDTLAELINPLLGKRR
- a CDS encoding class I SAM-dependent rRNA methyltransferase gives rise to the protein MTHKALRLKDRADRRLKAGHLWIYSNEVDTKATPLKGFETGELVAIENAAGKAIGTGYVNPNTLICARLVSRDAKYMLDKSLLVHRVKVALSLRERLFDKPYYRLIFGDSDSLPGLVVDRFGDVLVVQISTAGMEAVKDQIVEALVQVLKPTGVLLKNDGTSRKLENLPEYIEVAHGEVADEVELEENGVRFLAPVMKGQKTGWFYDHRLNRDRLRHYVKGKRVLDVFSYVGGWGVQCAAFGAEEVICVDASEKAVDLVHRNAELNGLQDKVGTMQGDAFEALKQLKAEGEQFDVIIVDPPAFIKRRKDVKAGELAYRRINEMAMRLLGKDGILVACSCSMHLQRDSMLDALRAGSRHIERTLQIIEQGHQGPDHPILPAIPETEYIKAMTARITRV